One genomic region from Candidatus Eisenbacteria bacterium encodes:
- the trpD gene encoding anthranilate phosphoribosyltransferase, producing MKPGAHANDPNHSPLREAIRALVQDRRDLGAETMRETMRAIMEGRGTDAQIAAFLVGLRMKGETVEEILGAAEAMRAKARRLRTIHDPVLDTCGTGGDGAGTFNISTITALVAAGAGACVAKHGNYSVSSRCGSADLLEALGIDIRLSYPDVERCLDEGRIAFLFAPLLHEAMKFAIAPRREIGVRSIFNLLGPLTNPAGAKRQLLGVYGPALTEPIATVLARLGAERAWVVYSEEGTDEITLGGRTFVSEVEGGRVRNLTLSARDFGLASVPVDAIRGGPPETNASIALSVLAGEPGPARETILANTAAALLVSGTAGTLAEGIDRAIESIDSGAARGRLEFLRSRGRGPERLLPEGS from the coding sequence ATGAAACCCGGCGCGCACGCGAACGACCCGAACCATTCTCCTCTCCGGGAGGCGATCCGCGCCCTCGTGCAAGACCGCCGCGATCTCGGCGCCGAAACGATGCGCGAGACGATGCGCGCGATCATGGAGGGCCGGGGAACCGACGCGCAGATCGCGGCGTTTCTCGTGGGGCTCCGAATGAAGGGGGAGACGGTCGAGGAGATCCTCGGCGCCGCCGAGGCGATGCGCGCGAAGGCGCGGCGCCTGCGGACGATCCACGATCCGGTTCTCGACACGTGCGGCACCGGAGGGGACGGAGCGGGGACCTTTAATATCTCAACGATCACCGCGCTCGTCGCGGCGGGGGCGGGAGCGTGCGTCGCCAAGCACGGCAACTACTCGGTGTCGAGCCGGTGCGGAAGCGCGGATCTTCTCGAGGCGCTCGGCATCGACATCCGTCTATCCTATCCCGACGTCGAGCGCTGTCTCGACGAGGGGCGGATCGCCTTCCTCTTCGCGCCGCTCCTTCACGAGGCGATGAAGTTCGCGATCGCCCCGCGGCGCGAAATCGGCGTCCGTTCAATCTTCAACCTTCTCGGGCCGCTCACGAACCCCGCGGGCGCGAAGCGCCAGCTTCTCGGCGTGTACGGACCGGCGCTCACCGAGCCGATCGCGACGGTGCTCGCGCGTCTCGGGGCGGAGCGCGCGTGGGTCGTGTACAGCGAGGAGGGGACGGACGAGATCACGCTCGGGGGGCGAACGTTCGTCTCCGAGGTGGAAGGGGGGCGCGTGCGGAACCTCACGCTCTCCGCGCGGGACTTCGGGCTCGCCTCCGTTCCGGTCGATGCGATCCGCGGCGGGCCGCCGGAGACGAACGCGTCGATCGCCCTCTCGGTCCTCGCCGGGGAGCCGGGTCCGGCTCGCGAGACGATCCTCGCGAACACGGCGGCCGCGCTCCTCGTCTCCGGGACGGCCGGGACGCTCGCCGAGGGGATCGATCGGGCGATCGAGTCGATCGATTCGGGGGCGGCGCGCGGGCGGCTCGAGTTCCTTCGCTCGCGGGGCCGGGGCCCCGAACGGCTCCTCCCCGAAGGCTCGTAG
- the trpC gene encoding indole-3-glycerol phosphate synthase TrpC, giving the protein MILDTILRHKRDEVSERKKARSFASLRREAEERTDVRPFREALRREHLALLAEIKKASPSAGVIRGVVHPAEIAAAYEANGASAVSVVTDARFFQGSLEALREARAAVRLPVLCKEFIVDPYQIAEASVHGADAFLLLAGPLLRAELADLLAFGRALGLEALVEVHCGKDLDEALAAGAETIGVNNRDLATFRVDLGVSLALAPAIPPDAVRVSESGIRGPEEARLLRAAGFDAILVGEHLMRAPSPGDAVRRLLEGTEWGS; this is encoded by the coding sequence GTGATCCTCGATACGATTCTCCGCCACAAGAGGGACGAGGTCTCGGAGAGGAAGAAGGCCCGGTCGTTCGCGTCGCTCCGGCGCGAGGCGGAAGAACGAACGGACGTTCGGCCGTTTCGAGAAGCGCTTCGGAGGGAACACCTCGCGCTCCTCGCCGAGATCAAGAAAGCGTCCCCGTCGGCGGGGGTGATCCGGGGGGTGGTTCACCCGGCGGAGATCGCGGCGGCGTACGAGGCGAACGGCGCGTCGGCGGTCTCGGTCGTGACCGACGCGCGCTTCTTCCAGGGATCGCTCGAGGCGCTTCGGGAGGCGCGCGCGGCGGTTCGGCTCCCCGTTCTCTGCAAGGAGTTCATCGTCGATCCGTACCAGATCGCCGAGGCGTCGGTCCACGGCGCGGACGCGTTTCTTCTTCTCGCGGGGCCGCTTCTGCGGGCGGAGCTCGCGGACCTTCTCGCCTTCGGGCGCGCGCTCGGCCTCGAGGCGCTCGTCGAGGTGCATTGCGGGAAGGACCTCGACGAGGCGCTCGCCGCGGGGGCGGAGACGATCGGCGTGAACAACCGGGACCTCGCGACCTTCCGCGTCGACCTTGGCGTCTCGCTCGCGCTCGCGCCCGCGATCCCGCCCGATGCGGTTCGCGTGAGCGAGAGCGGGATCCGGGGTCCGGAGGAAGCGCGGCTCCTCCGCGCGGCGGGGTTCGACGCGATCCTCGTGGGGGAACACCTGATGCGCGCCCCCTCGCCGGGGGATGCGGTCCGCCGCCTTCTGGAGGGGACCGAGTGGGGCTCGTGA
- a CDS encoding aminodeoxychorismate/anthranilate synthase component II, protein MILLIDNYDSFTYNLVQYFGEMGERIEVVRNDAIGVEAIRRKKPDHLVLSPGPGGPEDAGISVEAIRRLGGSIPILGVCLGHQCIGAAYGAEIGPAKTIMHGKTSHIIHDGKGILRGIDNPFEATRYHSLVVRRKNLPECLEVIAWTADKEIMGLQHREHLVWGIQFHPESILTVRGKRILRNFLDIA, encoded by the coding sequence GTGATCCTCCTCATCGACAACTACGATTCCTTTACGTACAACCTCGTGCAGTACTTCGGCGAGATGGGGGAGCGGATCGAGGTCGTTCGAAACGACGCGATCGGCGTCGAGGCGATCCGCCGGAAGAAGCCCGATCACCTCGTGCTCTCCCCGGGACCCGGCGGGCCCGAGGACGCAGGGATCTCGGTCGAGGCGATCCGCCGTCTCGGAGGATCGATCCCGATCCTCGGCGTCTGCCTCGGGCACCAGTGCATCGGGGCGGCGTACGGGGCGGAGATCGGGCCGGCGAAGACGATCATGCACGGGAAGACCTCGCACATCATCCACGACGGGAAGGGGATCCTCCGCGGGATCGACAACCCGTTCGAGGCGACCCGCTACCACTCCCTCGTCGTCCGGAGAAAGAACCTTCCCGAATGCCTGGAGGTGATCGCCTGGACGGCCGACAAGGAGATCATGGGGCTCCAGCACCGGGAGCACCTCGTGTGGGGCATCCAGTTCCATCCGGAATCCATCCTCACGGTGCGGGGAAAGAGGATCCTCCGGAACTTCCTCGACATCGCATGA
- a CDS encoding phosphoribosylanthranilate isomerase, producing MGLVKICGLAREADVEAAAEAGADLAGFVFAPSPRRLSARRASVLRARLEGTPVRAVGVFVGGTPEEIRRIAEEARLDLVQLQSEGPEDARAIGLPVIRALRVNGDRLVGRANDPSAAWYLLDAFDPERGGGTGRAFDWEAARSLALPRPFLLAGGLRPENVGEAIAILRPDGVDVSSGVEEAPGRKSREQIRRFVRAARDAWEKMGT from the coding sequence GTGGGGCTCGTGAAGATCTGCGGGCTCGCCCGCGAGGCGGATGTGGAGGCGGCCGCGGAGGCGGGGGCCGATCTCGCCGGGTTCGTCTTCGCTCCCAGCCCGAGGCGCCTGAGCGCGCGCCGAGCTTCGGTCCTTCGCGCGCGTCTCGAGGGGACGCCGGTCCGCGCGGTCGGGGTCTTCGTCGGCGGGACGCCGGAAGAGATCCGGCGGATCGCGGAGGAGGCCCGGCTCGATCTTGTTCAGCTCCAGTCGGAAGGACCGGAGGACGCGAGGGCGATCGGCCTCCCGGTGATCCGCGCGCTTCGGGTCAATGGGGACCGCTTGGTCGGCCGCGCGAACGACCCGTCCGCGGCGTGGTATCTTCTCGACGCGTTCGATCCGGAGAGAGGGGGCGGGACCGGGCGGGCGTTCGACTGGGAAGCGGCGCGCTCGCTCGCTCTTCCGCGCCCCTTCCTGCTCGCTGGGGGGCTCCGCCCGGAGAACGTCGGCGAGGCGATCGCGATCCTCCGTCCGGACGGCGTGGACGTCTCGAGCGGCGTGGAGGAGGCTCCCGGGCGGAAGAGCCGCGAGCAGATCCGGCGGTTCGTCCGCGCGGCGCGCGACGCGTGGGAGAAGATGGGAACATGA